The segment GTTCGCCTCGTCCGCCGTCCACCGGCCCTTCTTCCCCGGTGGGGTGAGGATCGCCGCGAACCGCTCGCCTTCGTCGGCTATGCCCGCCAGGGTCCGGTGGACGGTGTAGGACACCTTCGGCTGCCGACGCTCCTTCGGCCACCGCGACGCCACCCAGCGCGTGCCGCTGACCGACGAGAAGGTCAGGCCGATGTCCTCCGCCAGCCGGGCCAGCGACTGCTTGACGCTGAACATCTCGTCCGCCGGCGCCGAGCCTCCCGGCTCGCGCATCGGCTCGATCTCCAGCGCCGCGTCCCCGATCGTGAACTGGCCGCGGGTCTGGTTCTCCACCACCTCGCGCAGCAGGGCCACGATCTCCTCGTAGCGGCTGGCGCTGACGCTGCCGACCTTGTCGGCCGTCGTCTCGATCTCCTGAGCCATGTGGAATCTCACCACCAACTCGCAGGCCGGGCACGGCCGTTGGCCGTGACGGGACCGGCCCGCTTCCGGCAGCAGAGTCGGACCGCCGGTGAGCTGATCACAACAAAAGCCTTGCCGCTGACCGGAGTTGACCGTTTCTGGGCGCATCCGCCGTTCGCTCAACGGTCACTGTGACCGTTCGCCGAACGCTTCGTTCCGCCGCCGCCAGGCCCTCATCACGCACCGCCGCGAGCAGTAGACCGCGTTCGAACGCCGGTCCACCCCGGCCACCCACCGCTCGCCGCACTCCGGGCACTCGACCCGGCCGACGCCGCTGAGTTCGGCCGCCACCCGCTTCCGCAACCGGCAGTCCACCCGCCACTGCCTGGCACGACACGCCGCCGAGCAGTAGACGGCACCGGGCGGCGACTCCGGCCTCAGCCGTCCGCCGCAGCACCTGCACCACCGCCCGCCCACCGGGCCGCTGTCCTCGGACACCGGCCCAGGCTAGGGCTCCAGGCTATCCAAAACAGGGGTTCAGACACAGGCACTGACCCCTGCCGCGCTCCGTCCCGGCCCCGTACGGCCCGCTGACGGCCGCTCAGCACCCCGCCGGGCCAGGGCCCGCACAGCGAAGCGGCGAGGCCGCCACCGAGTCGGTGACGGCCCCGCCGCTTGCTACCCGCTCCTACCAGTCCAGCGCCGGGCCGCCGTAGCCCTCGCCGCCCTCGTCGCGCCCGAACCGCGGCCGCTCCCGGTAGAGCACCGGCGCCCGCTCCGGGTGCGGCTCCAGGCCGGGCGGCGCGGCCGTGACCGCGACCGCGGGGACGTGGACCAGGCCGTCGCCGTTGACCTGGACGTGCTTGGCCAGAACCTCCAGCACCCGCTCCGCGCTCCACCCCAGCCCCTGAGCCAGCGCCGACCCGGTCCCTTGGCGCGGCTGGCCTCCGTGCGGCGGAACGGTCTCCCGCTCAGCGCACAGGTACTGGGGAGACGCCGAGCTCCGCGTCGCTGTTCCCCGAGCCCAGTACCCGGTAGCGCCCGTCGCCGAGCGGTTCCGACCGTCGGCGCATATCCGATCCAACGTCGTCCGGCCACTGTGTCTCGTCCGACCAGGTGACATTGACAAGCAGTGTGGGACGACCAGGACCCATACCCCCTACCTGCCCGATTCGGCTCTCGCCGGTCAGGTTCGCGCCGCTCAGGTCCGTGCCGCTGAGGTCCGCGCGGGTCAGGTTCGCACCATTCAGGTACGCGGCGCGCAGGTTCGCGCGGGTCAGGTCCGCGGCGGTCAGGTCCGCGCCGCTCAGGTCCGCGGCGGTCAGGTCCGCGTCGCGCAGGTTCGCGCCGCTCAGGTCCGCGCGGGTCAGGTTCGCGTCGCGCAGGTCCGCGTCGCGCAGGTCCGCATTGCGCAGGTCCGCATCGCGCAGGTCCGCGCTGGCCAGGTAGGTGTCGCGCAGGTTCGTGCCGCGCAGGTTCGCGCCGGTCAGGTACGCGCCGCGCAGGTTCGCGCCGGTCAGGTACGCGCCGCGCAGGTTCGCGCCGCTCAGGTACACGCCGGTCAAGTCCGCGCCGGTCAGGTCCACGCCGGGGTGTACATGGAGGCCTTCCACGATTCGCGAGCTTGTGCGGGCCGCCTCAGCGCCGGGGGAGTCCGAGTCGAGAGGACGCGGATTCGCGGCCGGGGAGACCGCCGGCTGCGCCTGCGCGCCGGCCGCGATCAGAACGCGGGCCCACCAGGGAGAGACAGTGATACGCAGCCACGGACGGCGGGAGACCGACGCGGCGGCGGCACGGCCCAGGAAGCTGTCAACGTAGGCCCTCACGGCGATTCACCTTCCGTGTTCGGATCGTCAACGGGGGAGTCGAGGACCTCAAGGCGTCGGGCGGTCACCTGGACCCCCGACAGGAGACCGCGGATCGTGGCCGGTGCCCCTACACCGAAGATGAACGCCGGCCACGGGCCGCTGATCTGACTGCTGGCGGCGGCGGACACCAGTGCGCCCAGAACCAGGCCGCCGGCCATATGGGTCAGCTCGGGCCACATCTCCCCCTTGCGCCAAGGCCAGCGGGCACCGGCCTCCCTGATCGCCGTCATCAAGGACAGCACCCCGACCGCCCCACCACCAGCCAGGCCCCACAGGGCCGCGTCCCACCAAGACATGAGCGGACCGTACCCACCGACGACACACCCCCGCAGCCACTCCCCCCAACCGACCTGACACCGCAACGGCCCCGTTACCGCCCCAGATCACAGCACAACTGCGGGGCCGCCACCGACTCGGTGGCGGCCCCGCCGTTCGCTGTCCGGGCCCGGACAGCGAACGGTCACAGGGTGTACTTGATGTCCCAGTGCACGGCGCCCTTCTGCGGGTGCTCCAGGACGTACTCGGCGTCGTGGGTCAGCCAGCGCGGGTCGCTGCTGCGGTCCTCGCCGCGGAACAGGTTGTTGGTGATGAACTTGTCGAGGCACGGGTTGGGCCGCACGTCGATCTTGTAGCCGGTGCCGTGGATGCGGGCGCCCACGGTGCTGTGACCGACCTCGGTGCCGCCGGTGACCGTCACGTCGCAGCCGCTGCGCTTCTTCAGCTCGATGGCGAGGTCGAGCGTGGGGGCGAGCATCTTCGTGAAGCTCGTGCAGCCGTACTTGCCCTGGTCCGTGCAGTCCTTGCTGGAGTGCCAGTCGACGCCGGCGGCGCGCAGCCGGGAGATGGCCTGGCTGTTGGTGAGCTTCGCCGGCGCGCCGGAGGACTTCTTCGCGGGCGGGGCGAGCAGGGCGAAGAAGGTGGTGTTGGTGTCGAACCCGGTCGGGGCGAAGTCGTGGACGAGCCCGGTCGGGGCGAGGCCGTGGTCGCGCTGGAAGTCCTGGACGGCGTAGAGGGTGCGCGCGCCGTAGGAGCCGTCGACGGTGACCGGGTAGCCGTGGGCCACCAGGCGCCGCTGGATCTCCTTCACCTCCTCACGGTCCGCCCGCGCCTTCGAGGACGGCTTGGCCGCGGCGGTGGCGGTGGGCGCGGGGACGGCGGCGGCGAGGCCGGTGAGGACCAGCACCGCGGCGAGCAGTGCGAGGAGGATCCGGACGTAGCGGTTCCTGCCTGCTGCGGCCAGGGCCGAGGTCGCGTTCATGGTCATGGGTTCCTTGTCTCGGTATGGGAAAGGGCGTTCGGGGTCGGGGAGTAGGGAAGGTCCGGGGTTCAGGGGCGGGGGCGGCGGGCCCAGGCGGTGGTGTCGGGGCGGGTGGCGTACCAGGCGGTGAGGGCGCCGCCGGCGAGGGTGGCCAGCGCCTGGAGGACCGCGGCGGCGCCGGCCTCGGAGCCGACCGCGAGGGTCAGGGCGCCCATCAGGCACTGCCAGGCGCCGAAGACGACCACCGCGGCGGTGGTGTCGGGGCGGGTGGCGTACCAGGCGGTGAGGGCGCCGCCGGCGAGGGTGGCCAGCGCCTGGAGGACCGCGGCGGCGCCGGCCTCGGAGCCGACCGCGAGGGTCAGGGCGCCCATCAGGCACTGCCAGGCGCCGAAGACGACCACCGCGCGGTGCAGCCCGCCGCGGCCCCGGCCGAGCCGGACGGCCAGGGCGAGGGCGCCGGCCGCGTGCAGCGCGGTCCACACCAGGGCGAGCTGCGCGAAGCCGACGGCGGCCTGGGCGGCCTGCTCCTGGCCGGAGAGCGCGCCCGCGAACCACGCGCCGCGGTAGGCGGCGTAGGAGTCGAGCTCGGCCTGGGCCTGGAGGAGCACGGCCAGGGCCAGGACGAGGTTCGCGATCGCCGCCGCGATCAGTACGATCCGCGTACGCGCCACCGAGCGCGGCGGCGCACCGGCGCCCTGGCGCGGGGGCAGCGGCTGCGCTACGGCCGGCGGGACGGTCGGCGCGTACGCGGGCTGGGGCGGCACGGGCCAGCCGGCCGGCGCGGGCTGGACGGGCATCGCGGGGGCGGTGGTGTGCTGCTGGGACGAGGTGTTCATGGCTTCTCCTGACGGCATGCGGAAATGGGCGCGCGGGGGCGCGCACAGGGGATCGGGGTAGTTGGCGGTGCGTCCGGCGCACCGCTGCAACCGATCCTGGCCAGGAGTGGGGCGGCGGTGAAGTACCTGCGGGGGGCGTCGGGTTTCACTGAAACCCGCACCGCCGTGACCAGTGCTTTCACCGTTTCAGTGGAGATTTCAGGAGGGGTTGCGGACACCGTGGGAACCGACAAGGACCCGGACTACGAGGCGGAGGACCCGGCCTTCGTGGCGGCCGTACTCGCGCTCGCCGACGACATGGACCGCTGGGCGAGACAGGTGTGGGAGCGCATCGAGGCCAAGGGGTGGAATCAGGACCGGATCGCGGTACGGACGCCGGAGGTGAGCATCTCCCCGACGAAGGCGTCCCACTGGAAGCACGGGAGCGGGATCCTGCATACGGACCGGGCCCTGCCCACGGCGCTGGAGACCCGGGTGGTCGCGGCGCGCCTGGAGCTCACCGGCCGGGAAGCGGCGGACCTGATCGAGCTCGGCCGCGCGATCGACCGGGCCTGCACCGGACTGCGCAAGCAGTACCGCTGGAGGCAGCGGGCGAGGAAGGTCCTCGGCCGCAGAGCAGCCGCCACCGACCAGGCCGCAGCCGTGCCGGTGCCGGTGCCGGAGCTGCAGCCGGTGCTGGTGCCCGAACCCGTGCCGGTGCTGGGGCCGGTGGTCGAGCCCGAGCCGGTGTCCGAGCCGGTCGTCCTGCCGCGGGGGCTGCGGCGCCGGGGGCCCGTCAAGGGCCGGCGTTCCCGGGTGAGGATCGGAGCCGGTGCCGCCGCGGTGGCCGTGGTCGTGGGCCTCATCGGCTGGTACGGCAGGTCTCCGGACGTCGGGTCCGCCGAGGCCGCCGAGTCGGCCGGTGCCTCGGCGCCCGCCGCCTCCGGCCCGGCCGCGCCCCTCCCCTCCGGCCCCGTCGCGTCGAGTCCGGCGCCGTCCACCGCCCCGCCGTCGAGCCGCGCGCCGTCCGGCTCGGCCCCGGGGAGCCCACCGTCCTCGCCGTCGGCCTCCCCGACTCCGTCGCCGGTACCCAGCCCGCCGGCCTCCGCCCCCGCCTCCGCGGGCGTTGCGGCCGCGGTCCCCGCCGACACCGGCGAGCACTGCCGCGGCCCCGTGGAGGCCTACACCGACCACCAGGCATCGGTCGACGTCTGCTACCGCCGCTCGGGCGACGACCTCTACATGATCGGCTACATCCAGTCCGCCGCCCGGCCGCTGAGCGTCGACCTCTACCTGTGGCTGAAGGACGGCAGCGGCACCGCCGTCTACCCCACCGACCACGCCGTCGCCTGGACCAAGGTCACCGCGACGGTGCCCCAGGCCCGCAGGGAAGCGAAGATCGCGGTGAAGCTGAACCCCGGCACGACGTACTCCGTCTGCTTCCTGGACTTCCCCACCGGGAGCCCGACCCCGAAGTTCAACACCCCGGGCACCGGCCGGCAGGTCACCTTCGTCTACTGACCGGATCCCGCCCCCGCACCGGGCCGCCGGGGGCCGCTCACCGCCCCGCCGGGTCGGGCACCGGG is part of the Kitasatospora setae KM-6054 genome and harbors:
- a CDS encoding pentapeptide repeat-containing protein translates to MRAYVDSFLGRAAAASVSRRPWLRITVSPWWARVLIAAGAQAQPAVSPAANPRPLDSDSPGAEAARTSSRIVEGLHVHPGVDLTGADLTGVYLSGANLRGAYLTGANLRGAYLTGANLRGTNLRDTYLASADLRDADLRNADLRDADLRDANLTRADLSGANLRDADLTAADLSGADLTAADLTRANLRAAYLNGANLTRADLSGTDLSGANLTGESRIGQVGGMGPGRPTLLVNVTWSDETQWPDDVGSDMRRRSEPLGDGRYRVLGSGNSDAELGVSPVPVR
- a CDS encoding peptidoglycan-binding domain-containing protein; translation: MNATSALAAAGRNRYVRILLALLAAVLVLTGLAAAVPAPTATAAAKPSSKARADREEVKEIQRRLVAHGYPVTVDGSYGARTLYAVQDFQRDHGLAPTGLVHDFAPTGFDTNTTFFALLAPPAKKSSGAPAKLTNSQAISRLRAAGVDWHSSKDCTDQGKYGCTSFTKMLAPTLDLAIELKKRSGCDVTVTGGTEVGHSTVGARIHGTGYKIDVRPNPCLDKFITNNLFRGEDRSSDPRWLTHDAEYVLEHPQKGAVHWDIKYTL